TCAGAATGAAATCAGAACATAAGTTGGATTGTGATATGAATAAGGCATACGACTTTAAATATCTCGCTTTGAAATTACCATTCATTTCTGGTCTCTTTTCGACTTTGTGATTTAGCCTATTCAGTAATTGCAATGTAGATTGTAAACAAGAATAACTTTGACATTTATAATAAAAATATTTAAATTCTAATTATAATTGAATGCTTTGTGAGATCGAATTTACTGCTTCAAATATAAATTTCAGTTGATTAGCGTGGCTTTTGACAGGTGATTTTTGCTCTTACTGTGAAGATGTCAGGTTTTTCAAAATCTTGGAATTCTTGGCTTATGACTAAGTTTTCTGGAGGCTTTTCCCTCTCGGATGAAACTTGTAGAATAATAAAATTGTTTTCTGAAAAAAGACTTATATATTCACTATGCCTCATCCTATTGACGAAGTGGAGTGGAGTATTATGTTTAGACCAATCTTGTTCTGAATACTGTAAAAAATTAAAGGGAGAAATACTATTGTCTGATCGCGCATAATGGTCAGAGTAGTCAATAAAATTAATGCATAGTCCTTGTGGTTTGAGTATTGTAGAAATGTCGCCAATAAGAAGACGAAGAGCATCTCTAGGAATGTGTTCTAGTGTATCTGTCGTATAGAAGACGTCAACAGAATTGGGATGGATGTTGGCATTAGCAAGTGAAGATGGAGCAACATAGTGTATGCCAAAATCTTCTATATCGCTAAAAGTTTTGATAGAAGGTAGGGGTACACTTAATTTTTTAGAAAGATAAGATGCAGCTTTCTGAATTAGATACGGTTTTGCTAGTGGGAATAAGTCGATACAAGTTATCTTCTCCACTCCCAACATACGTAAAGCAATTGCTAGGGCGAGATCTCGTCCAGCACCAATTTCTACATAATGTGCTGGAGAAGATGTTTCTCTAGTATTATCGACTTCATATTTGATTTTTTTCGCAGCTATGAGTAATCTTTCAAAGATGTAATCTTTTCGAGGTATCTCCTTCGTGACATGCCTTTGGAGTCTGTATAATATGTCTTGGGATAAAGGGAAATAATTAATGATTCTGAAAGCGCTTGACTTAGTTTTCCAATGCATATTTGATTAAGAATTATAATATGAGTAAACTAAAGATCACCACGTTTAATTCTATGTCTAATAACATCGATTAAAGCGTAAAATGAGCGTCGTCTAATTGCCAAATACTCTTCTGTATCTTTCGTGCCTTTCATGGCTTGACTTCTATGATATATATCAAGCCATTTGTTTCTTTGTATCAACTCGATGAATTCTGTTTCCGCATTGTTGTTTGCAGAGTATTTAGTATCATCCGCTTTTAATTCTCCCGTTCTTAAAAGTTTTATGAGACGATTGCAATCTGCTCCTTTTTTGTAAATAAATTTTGTTGGTGTGCGAATATTAACATAATCAACAAATTGAGGTATCCGATGGGTCATCGTATAACAGAATCTAAGAGTTTGCCTTATAATGGCCTTTTTCTGTACATCTTGCTCTGTTTCTGGTTGGTCTTTGTAGAGATACAAATTATTAAGTTGTTCGGGATTGCAGACATCAGTTCGCATTCCTGATTTTTGATAGATTGATCCAGCTGTTGCGATTATTTGCTTTCCTAAAGCTCCAGCTTCCAATGCTGAACTTCCACTGGCGATAACAATAGCATCACTTTGTTGAATTAAACCTAATGTACTTGTTTTATCATTGCTTGAAATAGTTAAAATATTTCGTTCCTTAGCCCAATCACTATAGTATTTCTCAATATGTTGACCATCACGCTTTCCTATCTTTTCTCCCCAATTTGGATGGCAGCGTAAAATCATGTCTTCTGACTGTAGTTTGAGGTGATTGATAATGGCATCATACGCTTCTAATTGATTTTTCCATCCTGAACTCCAATCGGGATGCCCCCATACTTCATTCCTACTGTTTGGAATTAGCAAAATCTTGTAATCCGAATTTTCAATAGGCCATGGAACAAATTCTGATTGGGCATTATACATGCGCCATTCAGTCGTATTCTTTTTTAAAAAACGTGATGCAATATAACTAGCTGCTTTAGCGGCCTGATGTTGACTGAGTGGCTTATCTTTCCATTCCACCATTAGCTTATTAACAGAGCTTAGCCCTAAACAATTTTCATCAGGGTAAATCTGTAAACCATTACCGAACCAGGTACGTTCAATACTCAAAACTCGAATGCCAACACTATGGGCAGCTTCAAAAATTGCTCTTGTTGCGTCTATTCGACCATTAAAAACGCAAATAGCATCTAAATTATTATTTAATATCCAGTTCTTAGCTGATGAATAAGTGATTTCAAGAATAGGATGAAGCTTTTTTGTAAGGTGATCGAACTCTAGTCCTTCATAGTCTTCATCTGATTCAAATCGACCGAGAGTACTAGCACTAGAGTAGACCCACTCATGTGAATCTTTTGGTAACTTATGCTTCAAAGATGTATAGTCTTTGATCGATGAAACATTATATTTTGTGTAGGAACGTATATTACCTGCACGGCACATTAAACATTCTTGCCAACTTGGTCGAATATCTCGCATCTCATGAGTATAGCAAGTGGGTAAGTCAGCCTCACAAGTTAAGAATAAAGTTTCATGTCCTGCTTCTCTTAACAACTCAGACAAGTAGAATAAGTGCTCAACATGTGGTCGCCATGAATAGATCGTTGTAAAACCAATTCGCATTTTTTTTTGTTGATTTAGCATAATATTAAAACAATATATTTAAGCTAATTAGAGTTAGCTAAAAATGATTAACTAAGTATTTTGTCTTAACTAAGTTAAAAAATTTTCATGTATATGAATATCAAACTTGAATTTGAAACTTACAATAGCTTTACGGTTCTTACCTAATTGGCAATTTTTAATTATTTAAAAGCTAATAATTCATTGATTAGAAAATATATTTCAGGCTCAATTTCATTCTTTTATTGGTAGTCTGTATTCAGGTTCAGCAATTCTCATTTTAAACAGAAGCTTATCCAGCAATGCTTTTGGGATTCTGAAATCAGTCACATATTTTGTGAAAAGCGATCAAAATACTCATTAAATCCAAATTAATGGGTTGTCTAAGCACAATTACCACTGCCAAGGACATTACAGAGTAAAAACTGGAAGTGAAGAAAGTACCAGTGGATAGGGCTTAGAGGAATAGTCTGCCAAAATGAGAATTGCTGATTCAGGTTTACGTTGTTCAAATCTATGGGCATTATAATGTAATCTCATGCTTCATTAGACCTTATCGGAAATAGCTGAAAGCCTTACTGGGAAAGCGTTTTATTTTTGGAGAAAAATCGGCCTCAAAGACTTACGACATAGACGTTTGAAGTTATTCTCACCCATTTTATTTCCGATAAGGTCTATTATTTGCTGATACATAATAAAATTACAAGCAAGTAAACTTAATTTTCTAGCCTTCTGCCTAAGATAAATGCTTCAGCAGCTTCGACACCAACATTTGTCCCCCGCCAACGGGACAGATATTCAACTGCTTTTAGCGATCGAGGATGAGGCCACTCCCGCATTTCTGATTCATATGCCATCAACGCCTCCAGTTTTAGATGGAGCGTATCGGAAATATTCACATACCAATTGGGCGTGAAAGTTGGGGCCGAAAAGGGCAGTTGCCATTCAGTGCTAGACGGAATCTCGAAAAATAATATCGATTTCACTGACTGGCCAGGCAAAGGCCGACAGGCTGTCATGACTGCCTCATGAATGACACGATGATCGATATTCAGATCGCCACCATGATGTGTATAAATAATCTCGGGGAGAAATGTATGAATAGATGTTTCAATGCTTTTGACAACATCTAATAAATCACAGCTATCCATTCGGTTATCCGGAAAACCTTCGAGTTTCGTAGAAGTGACCCCCAGAATCTCGCCAGCCTTATGGGCAGCATGCGCTAATACCGACAGCTCATCCTGCGCTTTTTCTCGATCCCGTATCACAGCTCGACTGGTCACCCCCTCAGACAGGATTAGGGTATTCACTTGATCACCAGCTTTGATATGTTTGGCGATAGTCCCCGCACATCCCAAAATCTCATCATCTGGATGGGCTGCAATCACTAAAATTGACTTCATCAGAATTGATATGAAACTTACCTAATACATTGTTAGCAGCCTAGCGAACGTTCCCTAGACATTTGAGGCCCAAAAAGACGGGAACTATAGAATATTCAAGCAAAACACCCCCAATCCTAGGAGAGAAAACTATCCTATCTTTCTCAAAATGATTTCGGGTTGACGAGTGAGTGGGTTAGAGAGCACTTCAAACATGCCCGGATAATCAGCAAGGAACTCACTCAAAGCCTGGCTTTCACCTTTCCAAGTCTCAGACATACCTTCATCAAGAGCGATCATGCCTCCTAACACCAATCGCTCACCCACAAAGTCAAGTGCTAATTTTGTTGGTTCATATAGATCAAAATCAATATAGGCAAGACTCACCAGCTTATGAGAATTTTCATCACAAAACTGGGGTATTGTTTGCCTTGCATCTCCTATTTGTAGCTGAATTAAATTCTCAAAACCATTGGCCGTAATAATGTCTTGAAGTCTTGCTAAATTCCCGCAATATTGACCAACAAATTCTTTTGCAAGCACGCCATCTTCGTCACTAGAAACTGGCAAGCCTTCAAAGTTATCAAAAACATAAACTTTTTTTGGAGATTGAGGAGATAATAGCCTCAACATTTTAGAGATAAAAATTGTCGTAGATCCATGCCAAGCACCAAACTCAAAAATATCTCCTGACAAGGGAAGGGTTTCTTTGATTAACTCATACTGATATATATGTCTCGCGATACAATGAGTCCCAGAGAAGAGTGGGAACTGATCTGCAACACTAAAAACTTCATCACCATATTTACCTTTGAGGTAATCTCTGGCTTCAAAGAAAGATTTATCTTCTAAAACTCTTAAGTCTTCCATTGAAAACCTCATTTCATGATTTAAAGCGTCTTGATTATACCTGCTCAGCAGAGCCTACCCATATACAGAATCATCTGAGTGAATGTCAGCCTCTAGCATCCTTGATCAGCGCATTCTATTGCCCTTTCAAGAAGGATTTGATCTCGGGCAACGATAATTCCTTCTGGCTTGTCCATAGGACCCTCAAAAATAAATGGCGATCCATTTGCCAACCTCAAGAATCCTCCAACCTCGTTTAGAATAACGGCCACAGGAGCGATATCCCAATCCCGCACCACAACGGGCTTTATAAATAAGTCCACTGTCCCATCAGCGACTAAACAAGATTTGAGGCCAATACTACCGGACTCATAGTAACCGGAAGCATTCATAGATGACATCAAATCTTTGACAAAACCATGTGGTTCTGGCGTATTGTCCACAAAAACAAGTCTAGATGATGACTTTAATGACTTCAACGGAGCATTATTGAGAAATGCACCTCCATTCTTTAATGCAGTCCATGTTTTATTCAAAACTGGAGCGACAACAACACCAAAAACCGGCTCTGCATTGTCAACTAAAGCAACTTGGGAAACAAAACCACTAAACCCCCCATACCAGCTAGCAGTACCATCTATTGGATCAATTAACCAATACCGAGTAGGTCGTGTGCTGAGATGAGCCTCATCTTCTTCAGATATAACCGGTATATCAGGATAGAGATGGCTTAATTCACTCGTTAAAAACGCATGAGCACGCCTATCTGCTTCCGTCTTAAAGTCTTGCTGAGAATGAAGATGCCGAGCATTATTATCATGACGCCAGTGAGCAACTTGCTCACTTAACGTTTGAACGACTTTAACAACATCGGTAAACACACTATTGCTCACAACATTTGTCCAAACTCTATGATTGCTTGCCTAAATGATCGACTCGGAAGAATTCCTAATTCAGCAGCCTTATTCAAATTAAATTCAAAATCTGGATGCCCGATATCATAATCAATCAATCGTCCAAAAATGTTTTCAACTTCTTTGACAAACCGCGAGATTGAATAAACCCCTGGATAGCCAACATTCACAGCACAAAATTGATTCGTTTCATTATCAGTTAATAATGCAATGCTTTGTGCTGCATCTTCAACAAGCATTGCAGCCCACAAAATCGGCCTTTCTGGTAAAGATATTGCTTGTCTTTCCTTACAAGATCTAACTACGTTTGCCACCAATCCATTTTGACGAGGAGGACCAAATAGACCGGGGAGACGAACCGCAAACGCTGGGCGACCATCATTTTTGAGCATTTCTTCGCCGCTTAACTTACCTTTCCCATAAGCGGAAGTTGGATGCCCCACTTCTAATTCTGTTTTAGGTCCACTGGTCGCAGCATCATACACAGTCATTGAAGAGATGTAAATAAACGGGCACGATGAAGCTTGCAGAACATTCCGCAACATGGCCAAGCTAACTTCAGTGGCATCAGCATCTTGATATTCTTGTTGTGTCTGAGGCACAAAAGCAGCACAGTGAATGATTTGCTCGGGCTGGAGGCGAGAAACAAGTTGGACGACCTCACCATATTGAGTCAAATCACAAGTCCAAACGTTTTGACTAGAACGTCTCCCAGTCTTATGTACGTGCTCACCTTTAGCAATCAGCGCTTCTACAACTTTGCTCCCAAGATACCCTTGAGCACCCGTCACAAGAATAGACATGTTGTGGCAACGGCTTAAAAAGCCTATCTGATATCAGTTTTCACTGATACTAAATCATATCCCAACTAATCCATTCATCCGCCAAAATATCTCTCTTCGCTGTTCGCCCAATCACTTGATCTCGTAAAAAAGGTGAAATTCCAGAGCCAGGTCGTTTTGTACAAAGCATCTCAACCGTGATGCGCTCTCCTTTGGAGATATCTTGAGAAGCATGTAATGAACGGCGGACTTTTTCTGCCATTTCCATCTCTTCGGGGCGTGGTCCGTTTTTTACACCATCTCCTATCGCAGCTTCAACTAATCGAATTTGTTGGACTAAATCCTTTAATTCATGCGGCTCAATGGCAAATGAATGATCTGGCCCAGGTAACTTCCGACTAAGCGTGAAGTGCTTTTCGAGCATACAAGCACCCAGAGCAACAGCAGCCATGGGTACCGTGTTACCAATCGTATGATCTGAGTAGCCAGTTAACGTACGAAAAGAGGACCTCATCGTTGTCATGGCTCTCAAATTTGATAATTCAGCGGGAGCCGGATATAAAGATGTGCATTGCAATAAGATGACGTTCTCATTTCCAGCCGATCTACAGGTATCAACAGCCCGCTGGATATCCATCCAATCAGCACACCCCGTAGAGAGGATAATGGGCTTGCCAGTTTTTGCAATATACTCAATCAGATCGAGATCAGGAAGATCGAAGGACGCAACTTTATGAGCAGTAACGCCAATCTCTTCTAACGAATCTACTGCATCATAGTCACAGGGAGATGAGAAAAAGATGATCCCCTTGTTATTACAATAATCCTGAAATGGCTGCTGCCAGGAACGATTCAGCTCCAGTGTTTGCAATAATCCTTGCACACTTTCACCTTCCATTAAATAGGAAGGCATTTTTGCATATTTTGATACATGACTCTCTGCCTTAAAGGTCTGGAATTTAACGGCATCGACACCAGCATCAATCGCAGCATCAATATGCTCAATCGCTAGATCAAAATCTTGATTATGATTAGACCCAATTTCAGCAATGATAAAACACGGTTGTCCATCACCAATCAAGCGTTGTCCAACAGAAATTAAATTTTTCAAATTCTCTGTCCTCCCTGACAAGATACTTACGATATTGGAATAATTGTATTCACCCAATTTCTCTGAAGAGAACAATCTACCTTTGGAGTGAAACAGGAAGGATGCTCAAGATTCTGTTCACCGAGGAAAATTTTAACGGGATCGAACCCCGTGCTCAAAGCCAAGCAGAAAGTAGTCGATACTCTTGGATTAACTTCAAACGGCATCACTGTTGCATCATCCAATACAACACACTGGATGTTATAAACACCAGATGGTTTAAAGTAAGACTGAAATTTGGATACATATTCAGTGATTTCAGGTACCTTTTCTGTTTTAGCTGAAATAGTAATCCCTTTTTTCTCATTAACTTTTACTGGAATAACAGCACGAAGCTGGCCATAACTATCTGCACAAACGAAAACGGTATATTCTTGCCCCTTCATATGCTCTTGCGCAATAAAGGCACTAGCTTGTTTCTGCTGCAAGGTTAAGTAAGCTTGTACTTGTTCGATATCCTGGAGAAGCATAACACCTCGAGATCCTCGCCCTGAGCGAGGTTTCGCGATAAGTGGAAAGCCAATTTCCGCGGCATCCATAAGAGGTAATGTTCTCGGACACATCAAACCAGCAGATGCTACAGCATTAAAACAAGCCAGCTTATCTAACATTAGATCCACAAAGGCTTGTGACGGTAATAAAAACTCGGGCCAGTCTGAGTTCCCTTGCAAAGCAGATAATTGTGATAGTTCTTCATCTACTCCTGGAACTAGTAGGTCTATATCCAGCTCTTGGCATACCTTACAAAGCGTTATGCAAAACGATAGGTCACTGGCTAAAGGGATCGATACACGGCGATCACGAGGAATTACCGGAGTGATCGCCTGAACAGATGCATCAGCGAAATAAAGTGAATATTTATCCTTCCAAAGCTTCCAAATAGCTTCTGTCCCTGCTCCTCCTCCCCCTGTAAATAAAATATTTTTTCTCATACTATCCAGTTGTCCTGACAAGAATTTGAATAATGAAATTTCAATAACTACCAACCCGCAACCATACAGAAGGCAGCTGATCAATCAATAATTTAAATATTCACAGATTAATAGAATCTACTCAATCCACCACAAAGCCACTATCAGAAAACAACATTTCTAAGGCATCCTATACGAGAAAATGGAGCAACGGTATAGACCTAATTTCAAAAGTGCCTTCCCTCAAAAGACCTAGGAGAACGTGGCTAAGTAACTTTCCTCCTTTCAAGAACATAATGATAGGATGATGCGTTTCGCTCCTTCATGGAGAAATTAGCTTTCTCAAAAGTCTTGATAGAGGCAATATTATCAGGCTTTATATATGCATTAATCACTTCAATGATCGTTTCTCGAAAAATCAGATGAACCGCTTCCATCAGTAGCCGTGAACCATAACCAGATCCTCTCCGACCTGGAGCCAAATGAATATCAATTTCTGCCTGGTTCGTAGCCTCCACATCAAACCTGACTTGCCCAACCGGAAGATCGTCACCATCCATGGCTATAAAAATAAAGCAATTAGGATCTTGCAACTTATGCGTGAACCATGCCACATGCTCTTCCCAAGAAATTAACTTCGAGGAAAAAGCAGACACTCTCACTTGGGGATCATTGACCCATTCCCATAACATCTTGTCATCTGCTTGATTCGCTGTTCTTAATCTCAGGTAGTTATTTCGTAACTTCCTGACAATACGACGACTTCCTTCTCCATCTACTAACTGTCGAGCCGTATTGGAGAGCGTCTGTCTAAGATCAGATGACATTAGCAGGTTATCAACAGCATCAGTAATCGACCTTGGACTTATTGAAGAGTACCATCCTAAATTAATTGCAGCCCCTAGATCATCCAACTTTTCTGCAACTTCAAGCTGATTATCAGCTAGAACAATAATCAAGTTCGGCAAACCTAAAAAAGCTATATCCCAGCAAGTACTACCTCCAGCAGTAACAGCGATATCAGCCCAGACAATCAGCTCTGCCATATTGCTAACATTACACTTCAAGACAATATTTAGATCTGTTTTCTGGGTAAAATCTAACAACTGCTCATAGTTTGGATTGCTACCACCAATAACAACAATAATTTCTACCTCTTGATCCTTGATGTTCTCCAAGCCTTTCAGAACATTTAGTGTCACATTATTCGGATCAGCCCCTCCTAGGGTGACAAAGATTTTTTTTCCCTTGGTTGGGATTTCTCTCAACCAATTGCGATATCCATAAAATTCATTCCTGATCAGCGAATACGTACAACCCAATAAAAGTTTGGTATAAGATTCCTTATGAGCGTACAGTGTTTCGCTAGCATAAACATTGGGATTAACGATATAATCAGCCCAATAATGTTGGGCATGCCCATAATCATCAATAGCTAATAGTTGCAGCCCATTTTTTTTGATCCAGGACTGATAAGTTTCTCCAAAATGGTAGCCATCTAGTATCATCCAGGCTGCCTTAAATACTTTAGAGAGTTCTACTGTATACACGGCATCCTCTTGACTACCTGGAACAATTGAGTCTGCCAAATAGCGAACCTGTACTCCTTCCATTTGCAAACGATCTGCGACGGGTCGCGTACTAAGGCTTGTTAGGTAGGTTACTTGCCCTCCTTCATCCAGGCACACTTGAGCCAGAGCAAGACACCGCATTACATGACCTATACCCTGCTGACGAGAAGCATCTGCACGAATTAAAAGATGCATATCTCAAGTGGTCTTTTTCATCAAAAACCAAGTTGTATCATCTTGAGGAAAATTAGGATCTCTGTGATACGAAAATCCATAATCCACAAGCTTCAGATCAGGATATTTATCAAGAAGATCACCTGCGAAATCTCTCTTAAAAAGTTTATTTTCATGTCCACGATAGGTCACTTCCACGGGGACAGGGTTAAAATACTCAATCACCAGAATATATTTACAAGATGCTTGATAAAGCAAGTTGTAAACCTTATCAATGAAGTCAGGATTTATATGAATCAAAACGCCTTTAATCAAAACCAAATCATACTCAGCTTCTGCTTGAAAATCTAGTAAAGATTGATGATAAGGTTGTACCCATTTCAGTTGTTGAAGATGCTTAATTGCTTTATCATTGATTTCCACAGCAGAAAACACTGCACTAGGCCTGAGTGTTTTCAATGCATGCAGATTCAGGCCCAGATTAGCCCCTAGTTCTAAGACACTATTGACTTGATCAGTTCGAGATAGAATTTTTGAAAAAAGGGCTATATTCGCAGCGATCGCGTCAGCACCATTGTTCCTATCAACATAATCATCGCCAAATTGTCCAGCCCAAAACACCTCTTGATCTGTTTTAAATGACCGCATTAAGTTTCACCATATGCTTTCTGTTTGATATTCGAGTTTATGCGAATCCACTCGGGATTTTGTTCATGTAGCCTTAAACAATCTTCCATAGAAAAGTACGGCAATGTAGGATATAGATTCTCCAACATCACTTTTACTAATAAAAAGTCTTCCATAGTGTCAACCGTCCATCGATGCTGGGATTGGTCTTCACAATGCCTAACGTGCCCTATTCGATACTGTTCAGGATGTCGGTAAATATATGGTGTAACATGCTCCCTATCTGCCTTAGATGTAGCTTGAGCATGAATTTGCTTCAGTACACGGAACGAGAAAACCTCTGTATCCATCCCACGAGGATAAGTGCGTTCTAAACAATTAGCAACATAATCTTTGGCCGGCGAAGCCAGGCAGTAGGCA
The genomic region above belongs to Acaryochloris sp. CCMEE 5410 and contains:
- a CDS encoding class I SAM-dependent methyltransferase, whose protein sequence is MHWKTKSSAFRIINYFPLSQDILYRLQRHVTKEIPRKDYIFERLLIAAKKIKYEVDNTRETSSPAHYVEIGAGRDLALAIALRMLGVEKITCIDLFPLAKPYLIQKAASYLSKKLSVPLPSIKTFSDIEDFGIHYVAPSSLANANIHPNSVDVFYTTDTLEHIPRDALRLLIGDISTILKPQGLCINFIDYSDHYARSDNSISPFNFLQYSEQDWSKHNTPLHFVNRMRHSEYISLFSENNFIILQVSSEREKPPENLVISQEFQDFEKPDIFTVRAKITCQKPR
- a CDS encoding PIG-L deacetylase family protein, producing the protein MKSILVIAAHPDDEILGCAGTIAKHIKAGDQVNTLILSEGVTSRAVIRDREKAQDELSVLAHAAHKAGEILGVTSTKLEGFPDNRMDSCDLLDVVKSIETSIHTFLPEIIYTHHGGDLNIDHRVIHEAVMTACRPLPGQSVKSILFFEIPSSTEWQLPFSAPTFTPNWYVNISDTLHLKLEALMAYESEMREWPHPRSLKAVEYLSRWRGTNVGVEAAEAFILGRRLEN
- a CDS encoding TylF/MycF/NovP-related O-methyltransferase; its protein translation is MEDLRVLEDKSFFEARDYLKGKYGDEVFSVADQFPLFSGTHCIARHIYQYELIKETLPLSGDIFEFGAWHGSTTIFISKMLRLLSPQSPKKVYVFDNFEGLPVSSDEDGVLAKEFVGQYCGNLARLQDIITANGFENLIQLQIGDARQTIPQFCDENSHKLVSLAYIDFDLYEPTKLALDFVGERLVLGGMIALDEGMSETWKGESQALSEFLADYPGMFEVLSNPLTRQPEIILRKIG
- a CDS encoding 3'(2'),5'-bisphosphate nucleotidase CysQ; the encoded protein is MFTDVVKVVQTLSEQVAHWRHDNNARHLHSQQDFKTEADRRAHAFLTSELSHLYPDIPVISEEDEAHLSTRPTRYWLIDPIDGTASWYGGFSGFVSQVALVDNAEPVFGVVVAPVLNKTWTALKNGGAFLNNAPLKSLKSSSRLVFVDNTPEPHGFVKDLMSSMNASGYYESGSIGLKSCLVADGTVDLFIKPVVVRDWDIAPVAVILNEVGGFLRLANGSPFIFEGPMDKPEGIIVARDQILLERAIECADQGC
- a CDS encoding NAD(P)-dependent oxidoreductase, giving the protein MSILVTGAQGYLGSKVVEALIAKGEHVHKTGRRSSQNVWTCDLTQYGEVVQLVSRLQPEQIIHCAAFVPQTQQEYQDADATEVSLAMLRNVLQASSCPFIYISSMTVYDAATSGPKTELEVGHPTSAYGKGKLSGEEMLKNDGRPAFAVRLPGLFGPPRQNGLVANVVRSCKERQAISLPERPILWAAMLVEDAAQSIALLTDNETNQFCAVNVGYPGVYSISRFVKEVENIFGRLIDYDIGHPDFEFNLNKAAELGILPSRSFRQAIIEFGQML
- a CDS encoding N-acetylneuraminate synthase family protein, which translates into the protein MKNLISVGQRLIGDGQPCFIIAEIGSNHNQDFDLAIEHIDAAIDAGVDAVKFQTFKAESHVSKYAKMPSYLMEGESVQGLLQTLELNRSWQQPFQDYCNNKGIIFFSSPCDYDAVDSLEEIGVTAHKVASFDLPDLDLIEYIAKTGKPIILSTGCADWMDIQRAVDTCRSAGNENVILLQCTSLYPAPAELSNLRAMTTMRSSFRTLTGYSDHTIGNTVPMAAVALGACMLEKHFTLSRKLPGPDHSFAIEPHELKDLVQQIRLVEAAIGDGVKNGPRPEEMEMAEKVRRSLHASQDISKGERITVEMLCTKRPGSGISPFLRDQVIGRTAKRDILADEWISWDMI
- a CDS encoding ATP-grasp domain-containing protein, producing MVVIEISLFKFLSGQLDSMRKNILFTGGGGAGTEAIWKLWKDKYSLYFADASVQAITPVIPRDRRVSIPLASDLSFCITLCKVCQELDIDLLVPGVDEELSQLSALQGNSDWPEFLLPSQAFVDLMLDKLACFNAVASAGLMCPRTLPLMDAAEIGFPLIAKPRSGRGSRGVMLLQDIEQVQAYLTLQQKQASAFIAQEHMKGQEYTVFVCADSYGQLRAVIPVKVNEKKGITISAKTEKVPEITEYVSKFQSYFKPSGVYNIQCVVLDDATVMPFEVNPRVSTTFCLALSTGFDPVKIFLGEQNLEHPSCFTPKVDCSLQRNWVNTIIPIS
- the pseG gene encoding UDP-2,4-diacetamido-2,4,6-trideoxy-beta-L-altropyranose hydrolase produces the protein MHLLIRADASRQQGIGHVMRCLALAQVCLDEGGQVTYLTSLSTRPVADRLQMEGVQVRYLADSIVPGSQEDAVYTVELSKVFKAAWMILDGYHFGETYQSWIKKNGLQLLAIDDYGHAQHYWADYIVNPNVYASETLYAHKESYTKLLLGCTYSLIRNEFYGYRNWLREIPTKGKKIFVTLGGADPNNVTLNVLKGLENIKDQEVEIIVVIGGSNPNYEQLLDFTQKTDLNIVLKCNVSNMAELIVWADIAVTAGGSTCWDIAFLGLPNLIIVLADNQLEVAEKLDDLGAAINLGWYSSISPRSITDAVDNLLMSSDLRQTLSNTARQLVDGEGSRRIVRKLRNNYLRLRTANQADDKMLWEWVNDPQVRVSAFSSKLISWEEHVAWFTHKLQDPNCFIFIAMDGDDLPVGQVRFDVEATNQAEIDIHLAPGRRGSGYGSRLLMEAVHLIFRETIIEVINAYIKPDNIASIKTFEKANFSMKERNASSYHYVLERRKVT
- a CDS encoding pseudaminic acid biosynthesis-associated methylase → MRSFKTDQEVFWAGQFGDDYVDRNNGADAIAANIALFSKILSRTDQVNSVLELGANLGLNLHALKTLRPSAVFSAVEINDKAIKHLQQLKWVQPYHQSLLDFQAEAEYDLVLIKGVLIHINPDFIDKVYNLLYQASCKYILVIEYFNPVPVEVTYRGHENKLFKRDFAGDLLDKYPDLKLVDYGFSYHRDPNFPQDDTTWFLMKKTT
- a CDS encoding cytidylyltransferase domain-containing protein, whose translation is MRILIVVQARMTSTRLPGKVLKKVLGKPLLEYQLERLKRVSNADDVVVATTTNLTDDPIVTLCNQLNVSSYRGSEEDVLSRYYESAQLFDADVVVRITSDCPLIDPMVVDQVIHAYCLASPAKDYVANCLERTYPRGMDTEVFSFRVLKQIHAQATSKADREHVTPYIYRHPEQYRIGHVRHCEDQSQHRWTVDTMEDFLLVKVMLENLYPTLPYFSMEDCLRLHEQNPEWIRINSNIKQKAYGET